One genomic region from Candidatus Caldarchaeum subterraneum encodes:
- a CDS encoding proliferating cell nuclear antigen PCNA, which translates to MSESQPTFKLTLPSADYFASIVKAISAVVDEGSFTADSESLKLTGMDPAHVSLVNFVFNREAAEEYVCEKPVEIKVNISSLYKFLKRAGNESLTIEYDEDNKRLTIVFVNTAARKERRFVMSTLEPGAGPTPIPKLTFDAKCRVDTAAFYEAVDDATIVSDYARIIIRPNELVISSKSDVQTHVTRLEKDGSLVHEISTDKEVSASFSLAYLEKIMSASKTLSDETGIELSTNKPIKLSFPLTGGKIEFLIAPRLE; encoded by the coding sequence ATGAGCGAATCGCAGCCTACCTTCAAGCTAACCCTACCATCGGCAGACTACTTCGCATCCATCGTGAAAGCCATCTCAGCTGTAGTGGATGAAGGCTCCTTCACAGCCGATAGCGAGTCTCTCAAGCTCACGGGAATGGACCCCGCACACGTTAGCCTCGTCAACTTTGTTTTCAACCGTGAAGCGGCGGAGGAATATGTCTGCGAGAAACCGGTTGAGATCAAGGTTAACATTTCTTCGCTCTACAAGTTTTTGAAGAGGGCTGGAAACGAATCTCTAACTATCGAGTATGATGAGGATAACAAGCGTCTCACAATTGTGTTCGTAAACACAGCCGCACGCAAGGAAAGGAGGTTCGTGATGAGCACACTTGAGCCGGGCGCGGGGCCGACACCAATTCCCAAGCTCACCTTCGATGCAAAATGCAGAGTCGACACCGCGGCGTTCTACGAGGCAGTAGACGACGCAACCATCGTCAGCGACTACGCGCGAATCATCATCAGGCCAAACGAGCTGGTCATATCGAGTAAAAGCGATGTCCAGACTCATGTTACACGGCTCGAGAAAGACGGCAGCCTCGTCCACGAAATCTCTACGGACAAAGAGGTCTCAGCCAGCTTCAGCCTCGCCTACCTCGAGAAAATAATGTCAGCCAGCAAAACGCTCTCCGACGAAACAGGAATAGAACTCTCAACAAACAAGCCGATCAAACTCAGCTTCCCCCTCACAGGCGGCAAAATAGAATTCCTGATAGCCCCCCGCCTCGAATAA